From one Pseudobdellovibrionaceae bacterium genomic stretch:
- a CDS encoding TolC family protein, which yields MKQLKWMIAVVGLTLLAVRSAWAQAPTLNLDEKKLVELAKQEAPIALQIEAGRLQVEGQLGQLEERYQTRFVGQGNYQNSKEKSIAVFIPTFGPTHLLSLGVEKASSYGTTVGVHAFTDQRSTADGSIDRATRTGLQVKATMDLWRDWLGKTGHTQLENLSLRNEIQKLDSVVQQKSFELNVRKLYWSLVANQEAWRISQGLLETSHRQLKDAKQRLRNSVGDAGEVARWEALVAARQGNLTSLEYQKEILYRQLKEQLPGLHQQVLGLAPYDLDKAVNGVLACTQSIAGKKETPWEATSLDEMVKLLEQEHLGQKRITATHSDVDVKLSAEVQVSGVDQGTSLSTEDLQDNGQAGYAVGLLVSVPLGGQSKKTEKILADLDRQRFLAEKQKLLGRINSQHEEIGPLIRLLQQSIASAQVNSTNLQKSLKVMNRKYLQARVPVTALINDEDAMFQSLLAEVNIKLSVVHTLLDYFQVFTDYPCEVNQL from the coding sequence ATGAAGCAGTTGAAGTGGATGATCGCGGTTGTGGGACTCACCCTACTGGCGGTGCGCTCGGCCTGGGCGCAGGCGCCGACACTCAATTTGGATGAAAAAAAGCTGGTGGAATTGGCCAAACAGGAAGCTCCCATTGCCCTACAAATTGAAGCCGGAAGGCTGCAGGTAGAAGGACAATTGGGACAACTGGAAGAGAGATACCAAACCCGATTTGTCGGCCAGGGCAATTATCAAAACTCAAAAGAGAAATCCATTGCCGTGTTTATTCCCACTTTTGGTCCCACACATTTGTTGTCACTGGGAGTGGAAAAGGCATCGTCCTATGGAACCACTGTTGGGGTTCATGCCTTTACCGATCAAAGATCAACCGCCGATGGCAGTATTGACCGCGCCACTCGCACCGGACTTCAAGTGAAAGCCACCATGGATTTGTGGCGGGACTGGTTGGGAAAGACAGGTCACACCCAGTTGGAAAACCTGAGTCTGCGCAATGAGATTCAAAAACTGGACAGTGTCGTTCAACAAAAGAGCTTTGAACTGAATGTGCGTAAACTCTATTGGTCCTTAGTGGCCAACCAGGAGGCCTGGCGCATCTCCCAAGGGCTTTTGGAAACCTCACATCGACAGTTGAAAGATGCCAAACAACGCCTGCGCAACTCAGTGGGCGATGCGGGTGAAGTGGCCCGGTGGGAAGCTCTGGTGGCTGCCCGGCAGGGGAATTTGACTTCGCTCGAATACCAAAAGGAAATTTTGTACCGCCAGTTGAAGGAACAGCTGCCCGGTCTTCATCAGCAGGTCCTGGGTCTCGCCCCCTATGATTTGGACAAGGCCGTTAACGGGGTCTTGGCCTGCACCCAATCCATTGCCGGCAAAAAGGAAACCCCCTGGGAGGCGACTTCACTTGATGAAATGGTCAAGCTCCTTGAACAGGAGCATTTGGGTCAAAAAAGAATCACCGCCACCCACAGTGATGTGGATGTCAAATTAAGTGCTGAGGTTCAGGTAAGCGGAGTGGACCAGGGAACATCCCTTTCCACGGAAGATCTTCAGGACAACGGCCAAGCAGGCTATGCGGTAGGGCTGTTGGTCTCTGTTCCTTTAGGGGGACAGAGCAAAAAGACGGAAAAGATCTTGGCGGATTTGGATCGGCAAAGGTTTCTCGCCGAAAAACAAAAACTCCTTGGCCGCATCAACAGTCAGCATGAGGAGATCGGTCCTCTGATTCGGCTCTTGCAACAGTCCATTGCCAGTGCTCAGGTGAATAGCACCAATCTGCAGAAGTCACTCAAGGTGATGAATCGTAAATACCTCCAGGCCCGGGTGCCGGTGACGGCCTTGATCAATGATGAAGATGCCATGTTTCAAAGTCTTTTGGCTGAAGTGAATATTAAACTCTCAGTTGTGCATACTCTGCTCGATTATTTTCAAGTCTTTACTGATTACCCCTGTGAAGTGAATCAGTTGTAA
- a CDS encoding PKD domain-containing protein, translating into MFTRVHAGHVWLNQNLILTPGSLNIGTQEVRIPIDLTEDTSTLSLKLKGFPGSFVKVSIYGEDSNQPPILNLTWSTDQPLEDEVVLFDAMASTDPDGLVTEVHFDWGDNTSSTGFVAEHSWQVAGVYVVTVTATDDDGAQTSVPIEYTVLPKPKPPTDGGGIFFVTTTDHVPTKALFFTLMPAEDQDGGQIVSYTWDFGIGKILTLYPHETDLYASVEHYYQNTGVYQVTLTITDDSGLSTSTSRQIEIVPNQPPVPHISVNQASGPAPLTVTFDASESFDPENDEIRYRWRFGDNSPEVIGTDQAVVSHTYSQPGTYTVRLRLRDQFLARREVTTQIVVGETDANVPPTPVLISSGLLGQSPFTVQLDASQSFDIDSGDSISQVEWTFGDDHDPIDFTQGAMTSHTFNYPGSYYGRLTVRDAQGKSSVEHFTVHVLSGDPAKVDFLAQANPSDPLELWFDNSVGLTTAPIEYHNFHWFYGDNSYARGRNQSHTYPGPGPYEVQLSAFDVLGQRYLTKKTVNVQHTSADLPVAIALDNYSPSVNEEIQIWLDTFDLNQIADFNLKWDLGDGTVLTGIGSDLHSISHTYAKSGLYKITLSLTNPENLTTRLETEINVYSGTPPLPLFIATPLVGQAPVEVSFNGSYTWDSDDQVTTWIWSWGDGQKSISGPYESHTYQEPGQYFPSLTVIDQAGNYATHTAEIRVLSAPPPLDNQPPVAEIVALTPTTGTAPLRVEVDAYNSYDPDGEIIEYRWDNSNGHVWTGPYYVDTFDQPGAHSIVLTVTDNHGKTASSFLVVTVLDPNPPGGDIVPNFISSPQAVYTGLTTTFSAVPTYNPTGLPLAYQWSFGDGGSGLGEISSHIFSVPGSKTVRLEVTDSSGAVYLAEKVVDVLPEPFPVSNPTIIDSKKYPRPEFAKGQVLNIDSIPAIIEFSSDDSVMYDDGTQAHWDFGDGTSSMLRNGQHVFETEGVFQVDLTMTSPSGKSDTASLAVVVAVNDVDCSFMAHHSTCFRVGDSIGNVIPTSKPTFRLRNNHGVALSFPEPSSSQEPILFVHWSPMGKPIPLDLTDIIEIDGTEIVVDTQQFLSKLDNLTDTYWFEIHGSNAVDGTPVVGATEPHYVGSSGITVGLPPDAREVLVRALGTSIVRSRHEVSGNVSFEDLPAGKYLVETTSPSTGPMEKLADLEPGTYAFIDFNQPGNEVSQLAQKVGAQETSFAALDSRQPSFSFSLPEYRPSSFDQVLEVVRGSTAVKSANVGLVQGFDIPPTVDFPIQSITGPEYMNTNMTDICQSRVYPGDGIIHQVGPHSNPYLNHDHYVSTDPTKPSYTDAKKIPPFAEEVIVNCNFQSLSGYIPYLQWYERSKALWCRPPNYDPATHAKQWYWRNVDINTIRGNDARVFPIRVNFWDPVKRETITKTIYDSAANVRARLGISSDEEMADYVKFPPAGEAGQNVIDWGLNWTWRVKIPKDLHLVDLDPNDNFDPRPYVSLSTDWFHYWEALPHRMSCHISWPTGPYPEIKSVEDGIGETTPVVVTASAQNTIMAATTTPPTPVYTPVEDSKRSLAYATGMFPVDVDESTHYNLYENHGGTWRPEYTVTLSVGDNQRFRVSGVGGLVGFSTSTQRRYYFRILEEIPSQTKRSETKVRIEVDVKNLTEHLNWAPLNQPDKFAINFFVEVYDPLTDQILITPTAQRAQFKASFNLNPFILKASHQRSPAKAFNFVPGVCDRKYGNNVSIFARRPIIDIVRAVKFYDPHTAYCNDASLPFGGKIPAHDSHKNGLHLDFRYHVDLTCDNADLHLARKSSCQQTSAYPNGFPDYYDANDAQERLVDLPLARRFLQWVNASGNSTLLLTCKDSYSACVAPQNFSPEDKEAFANGKAANFRLAHWTMNQRSILSSYVLQDKTLAVLVSQGVYANGNPSYFKRWQEKLLFDGKVDNFPLLEKTTDGRMEAIGTCSEDLNCKIGKFTVGPQSYTSCQINPTSCDLSETNVWFDPTATHLTHFHLHAMER; encoded by the coding sequence TTGTTTACTCGCGTTCATGCCGGTCATGTGTGGCTCAATCAAAATTTGATCCTAACTCCGGGTAGCCTCAACATCGGCACCCAGGAAGTTCGAATACCGATTGACCTCACTGAAGACACATCAACACTGTCTTTAAAGCTTAAAGGCTTTCCCGGTTCCTTCGTTAAAGTGAGCATTTACGGTGAAGACTCCAATCAGCCACCTATTTTGAATTTGACCTGGAGTACCGATCAGCCCCTTGAAGATGAAGTGGTGCTCTTTGATGCCATGGCCTCAACCGATCCAGATGGTTTGGTAACCGAGGTGCATTTTGACTGGGGGGACAATACCTCAAGTACTGGCTTTGTAGCCGAGCACTCGTGGCAAGTGGCAGGGGTTTATGTGGTGACAGTAACCGCAACTGACGACGATGGCGCTCAGACCTCGGTTCCCATTGAGTATACTGTGCTGCCAAAACCAAAGCCTCCTACTGATGGAGGCGGAATCTTTTTTGTTACGACAACGGATCACGTGCCGACCAAGGCGTTGTTTTTCACTTTGATGCCAGCTGAAGACCAGGATGGGGGTCAGATAGTGAGCTACACCTGGGATTTTGGCATAGGTAAAATCCTGACTCTCTACCCTCATGAAACGGACCTATATGCCAGTGTGGAGCACTATTATCAAAACACCGGAGTTTATCAGGTCACTCTCACCATTACTGACGACTCAGGGCTTTCAACTTCGACTTCAAGACAAATTGAAATTGTGCCCAATCAGCCCCCAGTGCCTCATATTTCGGTTAATCAAGCCAGTGGCCCAGCCCCCTTGACCGTGACATTTGATGCCTCAGAGAGCTTTGACCCAGAAAACGATGAAATCCGTTATCGTTGGCGGTTTGGGGATAATTCACCTGAAGTGATTGGTACTGATCAAGCAGTTGTGAGCCATACCTATTCACAGCCTGGAACCTACACTGTCAGGCTCAGGCTTCGAGATCAGTTCTTGGCCCGGCGGGAAGTGACAACTCAGATCGTCGTGGGCGAGACTGATGCCAATGTACCTCCCACACCTGTTTTGATTTCATCGGGGTTGTTGGGGCAAAGTCCATTTACAGTTCAACTCGACGCCTCTCAGTCATTTGACATCGACTCAGGTGATTCGATCTCCCAAGTCGAATGGACCTTTGGGGATGACCATGATCCGATTGATTTCACTCAAGGGGCAATGACAAGCCACACCTTTAACTACCCAGGATCTTATTACGGAAGACTCACCGTCAGGGACGCTCAAGGAAAGTCCTCAGTTGAGCACTTTACGGTCCACGTTCTTTCAGGTGACCCTGCAAAAGTAGATTTTTTGGCTCAAGCCAACCCTTCAGATCCTCTAGAGTTGTGGTTTGATAACTCAGTTGGCCTTACAACAGCTCCGATTGAGTATCACAATTTCCACTGGTTTTACGGAGACAACAGTTACGCCAGAGGCCGAAACCAAAGCCACACCTACCCAGGCCCCGGTCCCTACGAAGTTCAGCTCTCAGCCTTTGATGTCTTGGGTCAAAGGTATTTGACGAAAAAGACCGTCAATGTCCAGCACACATCAGCCGATCTACCCGTAGCGATTGCCCTCGACAATTACTCGCCATCGGTCAATGAAGAGATTCAAATCTGGCTTGATACCTTTGATCTTAATCAAATTGCCGATTTTAATCTAAAATGGGATCTGGGAGACGGTACAGTTTTAACAGGCATTGGATCAGACCTTCACAGCATAAGCCATACTTACGCGAAAAGTGGCCTTTACAAAATCACTCTTTCACTCACAAATCCAGAAAATCTCACCACTCGGCTTGAAACTGAAATCAATGTCTATTCGGGGACACCACCTCTGCCACTTTTTATTGCCACACCGCTTGTAGGCCAAGCTCCGGTAGAAGTCAGTTTTAATGGCAGTTACACCTGGGACAGCGACGATCAGGTGACAACTTGGATTTGGAGCTGGGGAGACGGACAGAAATCAATCAGTGGCCCCTATGAAAGCCACACCTACCAAGAGCCTGGCCAGTATTTTCCTAGCCTCACAGTTATTGACCAAGCAGGAAATTACGCGACCCACACAGCCGAGATCCGCGTTCTCAGTGCGCCACCACCACTAGATAATCAGCCTCCCGTTGCAGAAATTGTGGCTCTAACTCCTACGACGGGGACAGCCCCTTTGCGAGTCGAAGTCGACGCCTATAATTCCTACGATCCCGATGGAGAAATAATTGAGTATAGATGGGACAACTCAAATGGCCATGTATGGACTGGTCCCTATTACGTCGATACATTTGACCAACCCGGGGCACATTCGATTGTGCTTACGGTCACGGACAATCACGGGAAAACCGCAAGCTCATTTTTAGTAGTCACAGTCTTGGACCCCAACCCGCCTGGTGGTGATATCGTCCCTAACTTCATTTCATCACCTCAAGCTGTGTACACAGGACTGACCACAACCTTTTCAGCAGTTCCGACTTACAACCCGACAGGCCTGCCACTGGCATATCAATGGAGTTTCGGGGACGGTGGATCTGGTTTAGGAGAAATTTCGTCTCATATTTTTTCTGTGCCAGGGTCCAAGACGGTAAGACTAGAGGTGACTGATTCATCAGGGGCAGTGTATCTGGCTGAAAAAGTCGTTGATGTCTTACCAGAACCCTTTCCAGTATCAAACCCCACGATCATTGACTCCAAAAAGTACCCGCGACCAGAATTCGCCAAAGGGCAGGTTCTTAATATCGATTCAATTCCGGCAATCATCGAGTTTTCATCAGATGACTCAGTGATGTATGACGACGGCACTCAGGCCCACTGGGATTTTGGGGATGGAACCAGCAGTATGCTGAGAAATGGTCAACATGTCTTTGAGACCGAGGGAGTGTTCCAAGTAGATCTTACTATGACCAGTCCATCTGGAAAGTCAGACACGGCTTCTTTGGCCGTCGTGGTTGCCGTCAACGATGTCGACTGTTCATTTATGGCACATCATTCAACCTGTTTCCGCGTTGGGGATTCGATAGGTAATGTGATTCCCACTTCAAAGCCAACTTTCAGGCTGCGAAACAATCACGGAGTGGCTCTGAGTTTTCCTGAGCCCTCATCAAGCCAAGAGCCAATTTTATTTGTTCACTGGTCGCCAATGGGAAAACCGATTCCGCTTGATTTGACCGATATTATTGAAATTGATGGCACTGAGATTGTTGTCGATACCCAACAATTTCTTTCAAAACTTGATAATTTGACCGATACCTATTGGTTTGAAATCCATGGGTCTAATGCCGTTGATGGAACTCCCGTAGTTGGCGCCACAGAACCACACTATGTTGGAAGTTCTGGAATCACGGTTGGTTTACCCCCCGATGCCCGGGAGGTTCTGGTTCGCGCCCTTGGTACTTCCATTGTTCGGAGTCGCCACGAGGTCTCTGGAAATGTTTCTTTTGAGGATCTACCAGCAGGAAAGTACCTGGTTGAAACCACGTCGCCATCGACCGGCCCTATGGAGAAGTTGGCGGACTTAGAGCCTGGTACCTATGCCTTTATTGATTTCAATCAACCAGGTAACGAGGTGAGTCAACTGGCGCAGAAGGTCGGGGCTCAGGAAACTTCGTTTGCGGCACTGGATTCAAGGCAGCCGAGCTTTTCGTTCTCCCTGCCGGAATATCGACCAAGCTCCTTTGATCAGGTCCTAGAGGTTGTCCGAGGGTCAACTGCCGTCAAATCGGCTAACGTGGGGCTTGTCCAAGGTTTCGATATTCCGCCGACGGTTGATTTCCCCATACAGTCTATCACTGGGCCAGAATACATGAACACCAATATGACGGACATTTGTCAAAGCCGAGTTTATCCTGGCGATGGTATCATTCACCAAGTGGGGCCCCACAGTAATCCATACTTGAATCATGACCACTACGTCTCGACAGACCCAACTAAGCCAAGTTACACGGATGCCAAAAAGATTCCGCCTTTTGCTGAAGAAGTCATCGTCAACTGTAATTTTCAATCCTTATCTGGCTATATTCCCTACTTGCAGTGGTATGAGCGTAGTAAGGCTCTTTGGTGTCGCCCTCCCAACTATGATCCCGCAACCCACGCCAAACAATGGTACTGGAGAAATGTGGATATCAATACCATCAGAGGTAACGATGCCAGAGTATTCCCTATCAGGGTCAATTTCTGGGATCCGGTGAAGCGGGAAACCATTACTAAGACCATTTATGATAGTGCCGCCAATGTCAGGGCCCGCCTAGGGATTTCAAGTGACGAAGAAATGGCAGATTATGTGAAGTTCCCTCCAGCTGGGGAGGCAGGTCAAAATGTGATTGATTGGGGTCTCAACTGGACTTGGCGAGTGAAAATTCCGAAAGATCTTCATCTTGTAGATTTGGATCCAAATGATAACTTTGATCCTAGGCCATATGTAAGCCTTTCGACGGACTGGTTCCATTATTGGGAGGCATTGCCACACCGAATGAGCTGCCATATCTCTTGGCCTACCGGACCCTATCCAGAAATCAAATCTGTCGAAGATGGAATTGGGGAAACAACTCCGGTTGTCGTCACTGCATCGGCGCAAAACACGATAATGGCCGCCACCACGACACCTCCCACTCCAGTGTACACACCAGTGGAGGATTCAAAGCGAAGTCTCGCCTATGCAACCGGAATGTTTCCAGTGGATGTGGATGAATCGACCCACTACAACCTTTATGAGAACCACGGCGGAACTTGGAGGCCCGAATACACTGTCACGCTGTCTGTCGGAGACAACCAACGCTTTAGGGTCTCCGGAGTGGGTGGCCTCGTTGGTTTTTCGACCTCGACTCAACGTCGGTACTATTTCAGGATCTTGGAGGAAATTCCCAGCCAAACAAAGAGGAGCGAGACGAAAGTCCGGATTGAGGTCGATGTCAAAAACCTCACCGAGCATTTGAACTGGGCGCCCTTGAACCAACCTGACAAGTTCGCAATCAATTTTTTCGTGGAGGTCTATGATCCTCTGACGGACCAGATCCTGATCACTCCAACAGCTCAACGAGCTCAGTTTAAAGCCAGTTTTAACCTCAATCCTTTTATTCTAAAGGCCAGTCATCAGAGATCTCCTGCCAAGGCCTTTAATTTTGTTCCTGGTGTCTGTGATCGGAAGTATGGAAACAATGTGTCCATATTTGCCCGGAGGCCGATAATTGATATAGTCAGGGCTGTGAAATTCTATGATCCTCATACGGCCTATTGTAATGATGCTTCATTACCTTTTGGCGGGAAAATTCCGGCTCATGATTCCCACAAAAATGGGCTACATTTGGACTTTCGTTATCATGTTGATTTAACGTGTGATAATGCCGATCTTCACCTTGCAAGGAAGAGCAGTTGTCAGCAAACATCAGCATATCCAAATGGCTTTCCTGATTATTATGATGCCAATGATGCGCAGGAAAGATTAGTAGATCTTCCTCTGGCGAGGAGATTCCTCCAATGGGTGAATGCATCGGGTAATTCGACTTTGCTTTTAACATGCAAGGACAGCTATTCTGCATGTGTTGCTCCTCAGAATTTTAGTCCGGAAGATAAGGAGGCGTTTGCCAATGGCAAAGCTGCAAATTTTAGGCTTGCACACTGGACGATGAATCAAAGAAGTATATTGTCGAGTTACGTACTCCAGGACAAGACCCTCGCCGTCCTAGTCTCCCAGGGAGTGTATGCAAATGGCAATCCTTCGTATTTCAAAAGATGGCAGGAGAAGTTGTTATTTGATGGCAAAGTGGACAATTTCCCTCTTCTCGAAAAGACCACTGATGGGAGGATGGAAGCGATTGGAACTTGTTCGGAGGATCTGAATTGTAAAATAGGCAAGTTTACTGTCGGTCCACAGTCATATACCTCCTGTCAGATTAATCCGACATCTTGTGATTTGTCGGAAACAAACGTGTGGTTTGATCCCACAGCGACTCATCTAACGCATTTCCACCTGCATGCCATGGAAAGATAG
- a CDS encoding four helix bundle protein produces the protein MTQKKHEYRFRTLDLAVEFCQQVKLLKLPIHLRDQMLRASSSVALNLAEGSGKPSPKDKRRFYSIALGSLRECQAILRIEGIEDLKLLDLADHLGASIYKLTLAT, from the coding sequence ATGACACAGAAAAAACACGAATACAGATTTAGGACCTTAGATTTGGCAGTGGAATTTTGTCAGCAAGTGAAGCTGTTGAAGCTGCCGATTCATTTGCGGGATCAGATGCTCCGGGCGTCTTCATCCGTGGCGCTGAATCTTGCCGAGGGGAGTGGCAAGCCAAGTCCAAAGGACAAAAGGCGGTTTTACTCTATTGCCCTTGGTTCTCTGCGCGAATGTCAGGCGATATTGAGAATTGAAGGAATCGAAGACCTCAAGCTCTTAGATCTTGCCGATCATCTAGGGGCCTCGATCTATAAGCTTACCCTCGCGACCTAG